Below is a genomic region from Mucilaginibacter auburnensis.
CGTTGATGAGGTGTTGGGCAACATTGTCTGTAAAGTTATGGTACCCTGAAAAATCTTCCTTTGCACACATATAAATGTAATTGCTGGGTTTGTAGTTTAGCACAGCTTTAACTGCATTCACTGATGGCATCATTATGGGGCCTGGTGGCAAGCCTTTGTTGGCATAAGTATTATATGGTGATGGCGTAGACAAATATTTGTTCAGCACTCTTCTGATAGTAAAATCTTTCATGGCGAAGATCACTGTAGGGTCTGACTCCAGCTTCATCCCTTTTTTAAGGCGATTTAAATATAAGCCGGCTATAGTTGGCATTTCGTCATCCTTTAAGGCCTCAGCGTCAACAATAGATGCCAATATACTCACCTGGGCAGGTGTTAAATTAACAGCTGCAGCTTTGTCTTTACGGTCTTTAGTCCAGAAAGCTTCATAATGATCGTACATCTTTTTGAACAGCTTTTCCGGAGTGGTATTCCAGTATAGCTCATACGAATCGGGCATGAACGCTACATAAACATCATCTGTAGTAAAACCGAATTGCTTTACATACTCAGCAGAATCAAGAAGTTGAATAATAGCGGCTGAATCCGGTTCCAGATTTTTAGCAGCAAACGCGGCAAATTGTTCTTTAAGGCGTATGTTGTGGAATGAAAGTTTTACAGGCTCCTGGTTACCTATGGCCAGCATGTTA
It encodes:
- the mltG gene encoding endolytic transglycosylase MltG, translated to MTQKASTGSSPVKKFIIALVVVIVLAFGGTGLFYYLKFFGPNVTGNEEYLYIRTGSSFSDVYQTIRQKEIVRDSADFLWAAQNMKYPARVKPGRYRLKEGMSNRALINMLAIGNQEPVKLSFHNIRLKEQFAAFAAKNLEPDSAAIIQLLDSAEYVKQFGFTTDDVYVAFMPDSYELYWNTTPEKLFKKMYDHYEAFWTKDRKDKAAAVNLTPAQVSILASIVDAEALKDDEMPTIAGLYLNRLKKGMKLESDPTVIFAMKDFTIRRVLNKYLSTPSPYNTYANKGLPPGPIMMPSVNAVKAVLNYKPSNYIYMCAKEDFSGYHNFTDNVAQHLINARKFQQALNERNIKK